The following coding sequences are from one Eucalyptus grandis isolate ANBG69807.140 chromosome 11, ASM1654582v1, whole genome shotgun sequence window:
- the LOC104425782 gene encoding uncharacterized protein LOC104425782, which translates to MMEEKNDKKRARDDSAVDSPVSNLAWVDSELGLPESKRVRVGSEPDLDSANSDLCSPEAKRIQEDLLNILDDSEGVADRDPAIQGLDSVIRSFEEEILLPQGQSVLDLCLEAAETRSELGYLLEASDDELGLPPSFGSSAEDDGKAADGELPAPATPGTPAGLGFCETMAFENEMTGYDSFEFASEASNSNNREAGDEFVMLGGLFDFPESSCEPDDGPEMLWRPESLPAI; encoded by the coding sequence ATGATGGAAGAGAAGAACGACAAGAAGCGAGCGCGAGATGACTCGGCCGTCGACTCGCCCGTGTCGAACCTCGCGTGGGTCGACTCGGAGCTCGGCTTGCCCGAGTCGAAGCGGGTCCGGGTCGGGTCCGAGCCGGACCTCGACTCGGCCAACTCGGATCTATGCTCGCCGGAGGCGAAGCGGATACAGGAGGACCTGCTCAACATACTCGACGACTCGGAGGGCGTCGCGGACCGGGATCCGGCGATCCAAGGCCTCGATTCCGTCATCAGAAGCTTCGAGGAGGAGATACTCCTCCCTCAGGGGCAGTCCGTTCTAGATCTGTGTTTGGAAGCGGCTGAGACCCGGTCGGAGCTGGGTTACCTTCTGGAAGCTTCCGACGACGAGCTCGGTCTCCCTCCGAGCTTCGGTTCCTCCGCGGAAGACGACGGGAAGGCCGCCGACGGCGAGTTGCCGGCGCCGGCGACCCCCGGCACGCCGGCCGGGTTGGGATTCTGCGAGACGATGGCCTTTGAGAACGAGATGACGGGTTACGACTCATTCGAGTTTGCATCCGAGGCTAGCAACAGTAATAACCGTGAAGCGGGCGACGAGTTTGTGATGTTGGGCGGGTTGTTTGATTTCCCGGAAAGTAGTTGTGAACCGGACGACGGGCCGGAGATGTTGTGGCGGCCGGAGTCGTTGCCGGCGATTTGA